One segment of Triticum aestivum cultivar Chinese Spring chromosome 2A, IWGSC CS RefSeq v2.1, whole genome shotgun sequence DNA contains the following:
- the LOC123189653 gene encoding fasciclin-like arabinogalactan protein 1, translated as MMRRLHLAAAVLAVFLPLAVSAAGGKAAAAAAKAPVGPPAPPNITAAMAKGGCKAFAALVAASPDAHSTFQSAGDGGVTAFCPSDDAVRSFMPRYKNLSADGKASLLLFHAVPVYYAPRSLKSNNGVMNTLATDGSANNFNFTVQNEGEQVTIKTDASDHAARVKSTVYDKDPIAIYAVDTVLEPVELFEPADSPAPAPAPAPVADAPKAPKKQARHRPVADAPGPAAEDASPADQRKNSKKSAASAAPCLPWAAVLPVAVAVAAALA; from the coding sequence ATGATGCGCCgcctccacctcgccgccgccgtcctcgccgtcttcctccccctcgccgtcTCCGCGGCCGGGGGcaaggcagcggcagcggcagctaaGGCGCCCGTTGGCCCGCCGGCCCCGCCGAACATCACGGCGGCGATGGCCAAGGGCGGGTGCAAGGCGTTCGCGGCCCTGGTGGCGGCCTCGCCGGACGCGCACTCCACGTTCCAGTCGGCCGGGGACGGCGGCGTGACGGCCTTCTGCCCCAGCGACGACGCCGTGAGGTCCTTCATGCCCAGGTACAAGAACCTCAGCGCCGACGGCAAGGCGTCGCTGCTGCTGTTCCACGCCGTGCCCGTGTACTACGCGCCGCGGAGCCTCAAGTCCAACAACGGCGTCATGAACACGCTCGCCACCGACGGCTCCGccaacaacttcaacttcacggtGCAGAACGAGGGCGAGCAGGTGACCATCAAGACGGACGCCTCTGACCACGCCGCGCGGGTCAAGTCCACCGTCTACGACAAGGACCCCATCGCCATCTACGCCGTCGACACGGTGCTCGAGCCGGTGGAGCTCTTCGAGCCGGCGGACtccccggcgccggcgccggctcccGCCCCTGTCGCGGACGCGCCCAAGGCCCCCAAGAAGCAGGCGCGCCACCGGCCTGTAGCGGACGCGCCCGGACCGGCCGCCGAGGACGCGTCGCCCGCCGACCAGAGGAAGAATTCTAAGAAGAGCGCGGCGTCCGCCGCCCCGTGTCTGCCATGGGCCGCAGTCCTGCCTgtcgccgtggccgtggccgccgCTCTGGCATAG